From the Myripristis murdjan chromosome 14, fMyrMur1.1, whole genome shotgun sequence genome, one window contains:
- the tmem45b gene encoding transmembrane protein 45B: MANFGGHAIPGSFFLLYGLWLTVKHLLQLHWRRSQPKARNEMPPFLKKMEYFEGGLQIFAAFVGIMVEQFVVDGPHAHLYDKENDSWVKLMNWQHSTMYLFFGISGFVCVVSTASKLLPVGADRFALSVALFVEGFLFYHHVAHRPHLDAHVHTLLLVPVFAGSASTMLEVFKRNHIILELFKAGMFILQGSWFYQIGFVLYPLRGPEWKLTLSDNVMFVTMCFCWHLAAAMFIVAATSALVWFTVKRCSARGRDIEIGMRNVGSNSSSQKALLEESDEE, encoded by the exons ATGGCCAACTTTGGGGGACATGCCATTCCTGGTTCCTTCTTCCTGCTGTATGGACTGTGGTTGACAGTGAAGCACCTCCTCCAACTTCACTGGAGGAGGAGTCAACCCAAAGCGAGAAATGAAATGCCccctttcttaaaaaaaatggagtaCTTTGAGGGAGGACTCCAAATCTTTGCAGCATTTGTCG GTATTATGGTTGAGCAGTTTGTGGTGGACGGGCCCCACGCCCACCTCTATGACAAGGAAAATGATTCCTGGGTCAAGCTGATGAACTGGCAGCACAGCACCATGTACCTGTTCTTCGGCATctctggttttgtgtgtgtcgtCAGCACCGCTTCCAAACTGCTGCCAGTCGGCGCTGACCGCTTTGCTCTCTCCGTGGCTCTCTTTGTGGAAG GGTTTCTGTTCTATCACCACGTGGCCCATCGCCCCCATCTGGACGCCCACGTGCACACCCTGCTGCTGGTGCCTGTGTTCGCTGGGTCGGCTAGTACCATGCTGGAGGTGTTCAAGAGAAACCACATCATTCTGGAGCTGTTCAAGGCCGGCATGTTCATCCTGCAGGGCTCATGGTTCTACCAG ATTGGGTTCGTCCTCTACCCGTTACGTGGACCGGAGTGGAAACTGACCCTGTCTGACAACGTCATGTTTGTCACAATGTGCTTCTGCTGGCATTTAGCTGCAGCCATGTTTATAGTTGCTGCCACCTCAGCTTTGGTTTGGTT CACAGTGAAACGATGCTCAGCAAGGGGAAGAGACATCGAGATTGGAATGAGAAATGTAGGCTCCAATTCAAGCTCCCAGAAAGCTCTGCTTGAGGAGTCGGATGAAGAGTAA
- the gng8 gene encoding guanine nucleotide-binding protein G(I)/G(S)/G(O) subunit gamma-8 gives MSNNMAKIADARKTVEQLKLEVNIERMMVSKAAADLMAYCEAHAKEDPLVTPVPSSENPFREKKLFCVIL, from the exons ATGTCCAACAACATGGCCAAGATTGCAGATGCTCGAAAGACAGTCGAGCAACTGAAACTGGAGGTCAACATAGAGAGGATGATG GTGTCCAAAGCAGCAGCTGATTTGATGGCCTACTGTGAAGCTCACGCCAAAGAGGACCCACTGGTGACGCCGGTGCCGTCGTCTGAGAACCCATTTCGAGAGAAGAAATTATTCTGTGTGATACTATAA
- the nfrkb gene encoding nuclear factor related to kappa-B-binding protein isoform X2 produces the protein MDALTHMLTDPLDPKEGNNGQITEECMLGNCRVSLPEDLLEDPEIFFSVMSESTWTDVLSDSQRQHLRQFLPQFPDNNIAEQNSTISDLFKDKNFNFGNPLHLAQKLFRDGYFNPEVVKYRQLCAKSQKRRQLYSLQQYYHRLLKQILVSRKELLEFAVHSGLDFPMKRKLPTKTQIEMQEPRVRRRMGRILKEVKMECGDSNASSDDDDSASWPPAPQSPSSPTSTVSLRVLSSLSTQDMKTTDKIELGEQDLKMMLLNHREKRKRQPDHPDLMTSDIHLGEMVSRVNIGRKGSTMPLFDLSLPKKKIMREERRKKKMRTVKMESEEPCESLAPSETPAPPANIITPLSEAPSTPLANIKEEMTEESQNSPAMVEEIAVSFFNLLESILKAENLITTSMVEEKVQMWQSSPASSLNLWFSFASCWSELVLGALQFLAGEAKEGMMALPSGYSPYVEFGEQTQQWRWIGPAQDAEKDLSALCQLWLDSKDLVVKTENEELAEMTSPTPRVWTDYVVRPSTGDERHVFQIQEQQRYDQPHKAFTFRMHGFESVVGPVKGVFDKEMSLNKAREHTLLRSDRPAYVTILSLVRDAAARLPNGEGTRAEICELLKDSQFLAPDVTSAQVNTVVSGALDRLHYEKDPCVKYDIGRKLWIYLHRSRSQEEFERIHQAQAAAAKARKALQQKPKPPSKPKSGSKEGGSKTPGCLEAGQDTGTNPMSPTPTTPTPSTPGTPKSPLASTATTPTKTGVPDTIKTSPGVLLVSPPTMPQLGTILPTSQAAPPASQPPTSQHAARIVSHLAAGSLPQVRVVSAQPGLAAPAGSQQATLVHQTPHQIRVPVSVGTKAISQAVVSLPLRSQAASSPVQVPTTLSVSAVTVAKPQTSPGSPANNPTSPAVLQGVGSPNIKQVSITGQLGMKTPGGAGIPITATNLRIQGKDVLRLPPSSITTDAKGQTVLRITPDMMATLAKSPVTTVKLTPDFLGTAATGSKSISATLHVTPPHPSPSSATSAASCTGEAQTSKAGSGASTLLKAAGDTAIRLMPTLAVSVADQKTRTFSTVSSPDTKSAATIRIMPGLGVIPQKQGQTITMTTATGNKPPTVSTGANAVTMGASGVAAAKGITVGSAASGSPLTLGTATATVRQVPATVVTTQTGKLPARITVPLSVLNQPLKSKSVVTTPIMKGSLNTNISSLGRNIILTTMPAGTKLIAGNKPVSFVTAQQLQQLQQQGQATQVRIQTVPAQQLQQHMATGSPKSVSTVVVTTAPSPKCVPDPPPAPQQ, from the exons atggatgCCCTCACTCATATGCTCACTGACCCTCTTGATCCAAAGGAGGGGAACAATGGGCAGATCACAGAGGAGTGCATGTTGGGAAACTGTCGAGTGAGCCTCCCAGAGGACCTGCTGGAGGAT CCTGAAatatttttctctgtgatgAGCGAGAGCACGTGGACTGATGTGCTGTCCGACTCCCAGAGACAGCACCTTCGTCAGTTCCTGCCTCAGTTTCCTGACAACAACATCGCGGAGCAGAATAGCACCATCAGCGATCTGTTCAAGGATAAGAACTTTAACTTTGGGAATCCCCTCCATCTCGCACAGAAGCTGTTCAGAG ATGGCTACTTCAATCCTGAGGTTGTCAAGTACAGGCAACTGTGTGCCAAGTCCCAGAAGAGGCGGCAGTTGTACTCCCTGCAGCAGTATTACCACAGACTGTTGAAACAGATTCTCGTCTCTAGGAAG GAGCTACTGGAGTTTGCAGTTCACAGTGGGTTGGACTTCCCTATGAAACGCAAGTTGCCCACAAAGACTCAGATTGAGATGCAGGAACCGAGAGTGAGAAGGAGAATGGGCCGGATACTAAAGGAAGTCAAAATGGAGTGCGGTGACAGTAATGCTTCGTCAGATGATGACG ACTCAGCGTCGTGGCCGCCAGCCCCACAGTCGCCTTCCTCTCCAACGTCCACAGTCTCACTCAGGGTGCTCTCCAGCCTCTCCACCCAAGACATGAAGACTACCG ATAAAATAGAACTAGGAGAGCAGGACTTGAAAATGATGCTGCTGAACCACAGGGAAAAGAGGAAACGACAACCA GACCATCCAGACTTGATGACCTCCGATATCCACCTTGGAGAAATGGTTTCAAGAGTAAATATTGGCAGGAAAGGTTCCACTATGC CACTCTTTGATCTATCGCTGCCGAAGAAGAAGataatgagagaggagaggaggaagaagaaaatgagGACAGTGAAAATGGAATCTGAGGAGCCCTGTGAATCTCTCGCACCTTCAGAGACCCCAGCTCCACCAGCAAACATCATCACCCCTCTGTCAGAGGCACCGTCCACTCCACTAGCCAACATCAAGGAGGA GATGACCGAGGAGTCTCAGAACAGCCCGGCCATGGTTGAGGAGATAGCCGTCAGTTTCTTCAACTTGTTGGAGAGTATCTTGAAGGCAGAAAACCTGATCACCACTTCAATG GTGGAGGAGAAAGTTCAGATGTGGCAGTCTTCTCCAGCCAGCTCCCTCAACTTGTGGTTCTCTTTTGCCTCCTGTTGGTCTGAGCTGGTTCTTGGAGCCCTGCAGTTCCTTGCAGGAGAGGCCAAAG AGGGTATGATGGCACTCCCAAGTGGCTACTCTCCGTATGTGGAATTTGGTGAACAGACTCAGCAGTGGAGGTGGATTG GCCCCGCTCAGGATGCAGAGAAGGATCTCAGCGCTCTCTGTCAGCTGTGGCTGGACTCCAAAGATTTAGTTGTCAAG acagaaaatgaagaacttgcagAGATGACATCTCCCACACCTCGAGT TTGGACTGACTATGTGGTGCGGCCCAGCACTGGAGATGAGAGACATGTGTTTCAAATCCAG GAGCAGCAGCGGTACGACCAGCCACATAAAGCCTTCACATTTAGGATGCACGGCTTCGAGTCTGTGGTGGGGCCTGTTAAAGGGGTATTTGATAAGGAAATGTCTCTCAACAAAGCCAGGGAGCACACGCTACTTCGCTCAGACCGTCCAGCCTACGTCACCATTCTCTCTCTGG TGCGGGATGCAGCGGCCAGGTTACCAAATGGAGAGGGAACCAGAGCAGAGATCTGTGAACTACTGAAGGACTCACAGTTTCTTGCTCCAGATGTCACCAGTGCTCAG GTGAACACAGTTGTCAGCGGCGCTCTGGACAGACTTCACTATGAGAAGGATCCCTGTGTCAAGTATGACATCGGCCGCAAGCTGTGGATTTACCTGCACCGCAGTCGCAGTCAGGAGGAGTTTG AGAGGATCCACCAAGCCCAAGCAGCTGCTGCCAAAGCAAGAAAAGCTCTACAGCAGAAACCTAAACCTCCATCCAAGCCT AAGTCTGGCAGTAAAGAGGGAGGCAGTAAAACCCCTGGATGTCTGGAGGCAGGACAGGACACTGGCACAAATCCCATGTCACCGACCCCCACGACTCCGACCCCAAGCACACCTGGAACCCCCAAATCACCTTTGGCCTCTACAGCCACCACACCAACTAAGACTGGAGTTCCTGATACAATCAAGACCAGCCCAGG TGTTCTCCTTGTATCCCCTCCCACCATGCCTCAGCTGGGAACCATCCTGCCCACCAGTCAGGCTGCTCCACCAGCCTCACAGCCACCCACGTCCCAACACGCAGCTCGGATAGTGAGTCACCTTGCAGCTGGCTCCCTGCCACAGGTACGCGTGGTTTCTGCTCAGCCTGGTCTGGCTGCTCCAGCAGGAAGTCAGCAGGCCACACTGGTGCACCAGACCCCACACCAGATCAGGGTGCCAGTCTCAGTGGGAACCAAGGCCATTTCACAG GCAGTGGTGTCATTGCCTCTGAGGAGTCAGGCTGCTAGTAGTCCAGTCCAGGTGCCGACCACCCTGTCAGTTTCCGCTGTAACTGTGGCCAAACCTCAAACCTCACCTGGCAGCCCAGCCAACAACCCTACCTCACCTGCTGTTCTACAAGGAGTTGGCAGCCCAAACATCAAACAG gTGTCCATCACGGGCCAGTTGGGAATGAAGACTCCAGGTGGAGCGGGGATTCCAATAACTGCTACAAATTTACGCATCCAGGGTAAAGATGTTCTCCGGCTTCCACCATCCTCCATCACCACAGATGCCAAAGGCCAGACAGTGCTACGCATCACCCCAGACATGATGGCTACCCTCGCAAAGTCTCCAGTTACAACTGTGAAACTAACTCCTGATTTCCTGGGCACTGCAGCCACAGGAAGCAAGAGCATATCAGCCACTCTCCACGTGACTCCGCCCCACCCCTCGCCCTCCTCTGCCACTAGTGCAGCCTCCTGCACAGGGGAAGCCCAGACCAGCAAAGCAGGCAGCGGCGCCTCCACCTTGCTAAAGGCTGCAGGAGACACCGCCATTCGCTTGATGCCCACACTGGCCGTCAGTGTGGCCGACCAGAAAACCAGGACCTTCTCCACTGTCTCCTCCCCTGACACTAAGAGCGCTGCCACCATTCGCATAATGCCAGGCCTCGGTGTTATTCCACAAAAGCAGGGCCAGACCATCACCATGACAACTGCTACTGGCAATAAACCGCCCACCGTCTCTACAGGTGCTAACGCAGTCACCATGGGTGCCAGCGGAGTGGCTGCAGCCAAGGGAATCACAGTCGGCTCCGCAGCCTCAGGCTCACCCCTGACCCTGGGCACGGCTACAGCCACTGTGCGCCAAGTCCCTGCTACAGTGGTGACTACACAAACT GGGAAATTGCCTGCACGGATCACAGTGCCCCTCTCTGTCCTCAACCAACCACTGAAGAGCAAGAGTGTTGTGACCACGCCAATAATGAAGGGAAGCCTCAACACCAA TATCAGCAGTCTGGGGAGGAACATTATCCTGACCACCATGCCTGCTGGCACTAAGCTGATCGCAGGGAACAAGCCCGTCAGCTTCGTCACAGCGCAACAGctacagcagctgcagcagcaaggACAGGCCACACAG GTTCGTATCCAGACGGTGCCagcacagcagctccagcagcacatGGCAACTGGCTCCCCGAAATCTGTTTCCACAGTTGTAGTCACAACGGCACCTTCACCTAAATGTGTGCCCGATCCCCCTCCTGCACCTCAACAGTGA
- the nfrkb gene encoding nuclear factor related to kappa-B-binding protein isoform X1, with amino-acid sequence MDALTHMLTDPLDPKEGNNGQITEECMLGNCRVSLPEDLLEDPEIFFSVMSESTWTDVLSDSQRQHLRQFLPQFPDNNIAEQNSTISDLFKDKNFNFGNPLHLAQKLFRDGYFNPEVVKYRQLCAKSQKRRQLYSLQQYYHRLLKQILVSRKELLEFAVHSGLDFPMKRKLPTKTQIEMQEPRVRRRMGRILKEVKMECGDSNASSDDDDSASWPPAPQSPSSPTSTVSLRVLSSLSTQDMKTTDKIELGEQDLKMMLLNHREKRKRQPDHPDLMTSDIHLGEMVSRVNIGRKGSTMPLFDLSLPKKKIMREERRKKKMRTVKMESEEPCESLAPSETPAPPANIITPLSEAPSTPLANIKEEMTEESQNSPAMVEEIAVSFFNLLESILKAENLITTSMVEEKVQMWQSSPASSLNLWFSFASCWSELVLGALQFLAGEAKEGMMALPSGYSPYVEFGEQTQQWRWIGPAQDAEKDLSALCQLWLDSKDLVVKTENEELAEMTSPTPRVSWTDYVVRPSTGDERHVFQIQEQQRYDQPHKAFTFRMHGFESVVGPVKGVFDKEMSLNKAREHTLLRSDRPAYVTILSLVRDAAARLPNGEGTRAEICELLKDSQFLAPDVTSAQVNTVVSGALDRLHYEKDPCVKYDIGRKLWIYLHRSRSQEEFERIHQAQAAAAKARKALQQKPKPPSKPKSGSKEGGSKTPGCLEAGQDTGTNPMSPTPTTPTPSTPGTPKSPLASTATTPTKTGVPDTIKTSPGVLLVSPPTMPQLGTILPTSQAAPPASQPPTSQHAARIVSHLAAGSLPQVRVVSAQPGLAAPAGSQQATLVHQTPHQIRVPVSVGTKAISQAVVSLPLRSQAASSPVQVPTTLSVSAVTVAKPQTSPGSPANNPTSPAVLQGVGSPNIKQVSITGQLGMKTPGGAGIPITATNLRIQGKDVLRLPPSSITTDAKGQTVLRITPDMMATLAKSPVTTVKLTPDFLGTAATGSKSISATLHVTPPHPSPSSATSAASCTGEAQTSKAGSGASTLLKAAGDTAIRLMPTLAVSVADQKTRTFSTVSSPDTKSAATIRIMPGLGVIPQKQGQTITMTTATGNKPPTVSTGANAVTMGASGVAAAKGITVGSAASGSPLTLGTATATVRQVPATVVTTQTGKLPARITVPLSVLNQPLKSKSVVTTPIMKGSLNTNISSLGRNIILTTMPAGTKLIAGNKPVSFVTAQQLQQLQQQGQATQVRIQTVPAQQLQQHMATGSPKSVSTVVVTTAPSPKCVPDPPPAPQQ; translated from the exons atggatgCCCTCACTCATATGCTCACTGACCCTCTTGATCCAAAGGAGGGGAACAATGGGCAGATCACAGAGGAGTGCATGTTGGGAAACTGTCGAGTGAGCCTCCCAGAGGACCTGCTGGAGGAT CCTGAAatatttttctctgtgatgAGCGAGAGCACGTGGACTGATGTGCTGTCCGACTCCCAGAGACAGCACCTTCGTCAGTTCCTGCCTCAGTTTCCTGACAACAACATCGCGGAGCAGAATAGCACCATCAGCGATCTGTTCAAGGATAAGAACTTTAACTTTGGGAATCCCCTCCATCTCGCACAGAAGCTGTTCAGAG ATGGCTACTTCAATCCTGAGGTTGTCAAGTACAGGCAACTGTGTGCCAAGTCCCAGAAGAGGCGGCAGTTGTACTCCCTGCAGCAGTATTACCACAGACTGTTGAAACAGATTCTCGTCTCTAGGAAG GAGCTACTGGAGTTTGCAGTTCACAGTGGGTTGGACTTCCCTATGAAACGCAAGTTGCCCACAAAGACTCAGATTGAGATGCAGGAACCGAGAGTGAGAAGGAGAATGGGCCGGATACTAAAGGAAGTCAAAATGGAGTGCGGTGACAGTAATGCTTCGTCAGATGATGACG ACTCAGCGTCGTGGCCGCCAGCCCCACAGTCGCCTTCCTCTCCAACGTCCACAGTCTCACTCAGGGTGCTCTCCAGCCTCTCCACCCAAGACATGAAGACTACCG ATAAAATAGAACTAGGAGAGCAGGACTTGAAAATGATGCTGCTGAACCACAGGGAAAAGAGGAAACGACAACCA GACCATCCAGACTTGATGACCTCCGATATCCACCTTGGAGAAATGGTTTCAAGAGTAAATATTGGCAGGAAAGGTTCCACTATGC CACTCTTTGATCTATCGCTGCCGAAGAAGAAGataatgagagaggagaggaggaagaagaaaatgagGACAGTGAAAATGGAATCTGAGGAGCCCTGTGAATCTCTCGCACCTTCAGAGACCCCAGCTCCACCAGCAAACATCATCACCCCTCTGTCAGAGGCACCGTCCACTCCACTAGCCAACATCAAGGAGGA GATGACCGAGGAGTCTCAGAACAGCCCGGCCATGGTTGAGGAGATAGCCGTCAGTTTCTTCAACTTGTTGGAGAGTATCTTGAAGGCAGAAAACCTGATCACCACTTCAATG GTGGAGGAGAAAGTTCAGATGTGGCAGTCTTCTCCAGCCAGCTCCCTCAACTTGTGGTTCTCTTTTGCCTCCTGTTGGTCTGAGCTGGTTCTTGGAGCCCTGCAGTTCCTTGCAGGAGAGGCCAAAG AGGGTATGATGGCACTCCCAAGTGGCTACTCTCCGTATGTGGAATTTGGTGAACAGACTCAGCAGTGGAGGTGGATTG GCCCCGCTCAGGATGCAGAGAAGGATCTCAGCGCTCTCTGTCAGCTGTGGCTGGACTCCAAAGATTTAGTTGTCAAG acagaaaatgaagaacttgcagAGATGACATCTCCCACACCTCGAGT CAGTTGGACTGACTATGTGGTGCGGCCCAGCACTGGAGATGAGAGACATGTGTTTCAAATCCAG GAGCAGCAGCGGTACGACCAGCCACATAAAGCCTTCACATTTAGGATGCACGGCTTCGAGTCTGTGGTGGGGCCTGTTAAAGGGGTATTTGATAAGGAAATGTCTCTCAACAAAGCCAGGGAGCACACGCTACTTCGCTCAGACCGTCCAGCCTACGTCACCATTCTCTCTCTGG TGCGGGATGCAGCGGCCAGGTTACCAAATGGAGAGGGAACCAGAGCAGAGATCTGTGAACTACTGAAGGACTCACAGTTTCTTGCTCCAGATGTCACCAGTGCTCAG GTGAACACAGTTGTCAGCGGCGCTCTGGACAGACTTCACTATGAGAAGGATCCCTGTGTCAAGTATGACATCGGCCGCAAGCTGTGGATTTACCTGCACCGCAGTCGCAGTCAGGAGGAGTTTG AGAGGATCCACCAAGCCCAAGCAGCTGCTGCCAAAGCAAGAAAAGCTCTACAGCAGAAACCTAAACCTCCATCCAAGCCT AAGTCTGGCAGTAAAGAGGGAGGCAGTAAAACCCCTGGATGTCTGGAGGCAGGACAGGACACTGGCACAAATCCCATGTCACCGACCCCCACGACTCCGACCCCAAGCACACCTGGAACCCCCAAATCACCTTTGGCCTCTACAGCCACCACACCAACTAAGACTGGAGTTCCTGATACAATCAAGACCAGCCCAGG TGTTCTCCTTGTATCCCCTCCCACCATGCCTCAGCTGGGAACCATCCTGCCCACCAGTCAGGCTGCTCCACCAGCCTCACAGCCACCCACGTCCCAACACGCAGCTCGGATAGTGAGTCACCTTGCAGCTGGCTCCCTGCCACAGGTACGCGTGGTTTCTGCTCAGCCTGGTCTGGCTGCTCCAGCAGGAAGTCAGCAGGCCACACTGGTGCACCAGACCCCACACCAGATCAGGGTGCCAGTCTCAGTGGGAACCAAGGCCATTTCACAG GCAGTGGTGTCATTGCCTCTGAGGAGTCAGGCTGCTAGTAGTCCAGTCCAGGTGCCGACCACCCTGTCAGTTTCCGCTGTAACTGTGGCCAAACCTCAAACCTCACCTGGCAGCCCAGCCAACAACCCTACCTCACCTGCTGTTCTACAAGGAGTTGGCAGCCCAAACATCAAACAG gTGTCCATCACGGGCCAGTTGGGAATGAAGACTCCAGGTGGAGCGGGGATTCCAATAACTGCTACAAATTTACGCATCCAGGGTAAAGATGTTCTCCGGCTTCCACCATCCTCCATCACCACAGATGCCAAAGGCCAGACAGTGCTACGCATCACCCCAGACATGATGGCTACCCTCGCAAAGTCTCCAGTTACAACTGTGAAACTAACTCCTGATTTCCTGGGCACTGCAGCCACAGGAAGCAAGAGCATATCAGCCACTCTCCACGTGACTCCGCCCCACCCCTCGCCCTCCTCTGCCACTAGTGCAGCCTCCTGCACAGGGGAAGCCCAGACCAGCAAAGCAGGCAGCGGCGCCTCCACCTTGCTAAAGGCTGCAGGAGACACCGCCATTCGCTTGATGCCCACACTGGCCGTCAGTGTGGCCGACCAGAAAACCAGGACCTTCTCCACTGTCTCCTCCCCTGACACTAAGAGCGCTGCCACCATTCGCATAATGCCAGGCCTCGGTGTTATTCCACAAAAGCAGGGCCAGACCATCACCATGACAACTGCTACTGGCAATAAACCGCCCACCGTCTCTACAGGTGCTAACGCAGTCACCATGGGTGCCAGCGGAGTGGCTGCAGCCAAGGGAATCACAGTCGGCTCCGCAGCCTCAGGCTCACCCCTGACCCTGGGCACGGCTACAGCCACTGTGCGCCAAGTCCCTGCTACAGTGGTGACTACACAAACT GGGAAATTGCCTGCACGGATCACAGTGCCCCTCTCTGTCCTCAACCAACCACTGAAGAGCAAGAGTGTTGTGACCACGCCAATAATGAAGGGAAGCCTCAACACCAA TATCAGCAGTCTGGGGAGGAACATTATCCTGACCACCATGCCTGCTGGCACTAAGCTGATCGCAGGGAACAAGCCCGTCAGCTTCGTCACAGCGCAACAGctacagcagctgcagcagcaaggACAGGCCACACAG GTTCGTATCCAGACGGTGCCagcacagcagctccagcagcacatGGCAACTGGCTCCCCGAAATCTGTTTCCACAGTTGTAGTCACAACGGCACCTTCACCTAAATGTGTGCCCGATCCCCCTCCTGCACCTCAACAGTGA